The nucleotide window TAGTCGACGGTGACGGAGTCGGCGCGCTCGATGCCGTCGAGCAGGTGCCGTCGCCGCCGCGACACGAGGAGGCCACATCCGTACGCCGCATCGACGTGCAGCCATGCCCCCTGTCGCCGACACAGGTCGGCCACCTCGGGCAGCGGGTCGATGCTGCCGAAGTCGGTCGTGCCGGCGGTGGCGACGACGGCCATCACCACCAGCCCCTCCCGCTCGCAGCGTTCGAGCTCGACCGCCAGCGCACTCGCCCGCATCCTCATGTCGTCGTCGCACGGGATCGCGACGACCGCCTCCGTATCGAGTCCCAGGAGCGCGGCGGCCTTGACGATGCTGAAGTGGCTGACCGCGGAGGCGAGGATGCGCAGCCGCGGAACGACCGCGGCCCTGCCCGCCGTCTGCGCGGTCCGGCAGGCCTCGTCGCGAGCGAGGAGCATGGCCTGCAGGTTCGACTGACTGCCGCCGCTGGTGAAGATGCCGTCCGCCGCGTCACCGAGGCCCACGCGCTCGGCCGTCCAGTCGATGAGGCGGCGCTCGATCAGCGTCCCTCCGGCGCTCTGGTCCCAGGTGTCGAGTGAGGAGTTGACGGCCGACAGGATGGCCTCACCCAGCACGGCCGGGATCGCCACCGGACAGTTGAGGTGCGCCAGGTACCGCGGGTGGTGGAAGTAGAACGCATCGCGGAGATAGACGTCTTCCAGCTCGTCGAGCGCGGCGTGCGAGTCGCGCAACGGCCGATCCAGGTCGATCGCCTCGATCTCCGGTGCGAGCTGGGCGGGGGTGATGCCGCTGAACGGCTGATCTGTCCACGCGAGCCTCTCGGCCACGCGTTCCACGCCGGCGGCCAACAAGCGTCGGTAGCGG belongs to Streptosporangiales bacterium and includes:
- a CDS encoding aminotransferase class V-fold PLP-dependent enzyme — encoded protein: MSFHSPRGGAAPEEDDEPGETDGRAHWSHLLDGETVDRYRRLLAAGVERVAERLAWTDQPFSGITPAQLAPEIEAIDLDRPLRDSHAALDELEDVYLRDAFYFHHPRYLAHLNCPVAIPAVLGEAILSAVNSSLDTWDQSAGGTLIERRLIDWTAERVGLGDAADGIFTSGGSQSNLQAMLLARDEACRTAQTAGRAAVVPRLRILASAVSHFSIVKAAALLGLDTEAVVAIPCDDDMRMRASALAVELERCEREGLVVMAVVATAGTTDFGSIDPLPEVADLCRRQGAWLHVDAAYGCGLLVSRRRRHLLDGIERADSVTVDYHKSFFQPVSSSALLVRDRAVLHHVTHHADYLNPARMAEERIPNQVDKSIQTTRRFDALKLWMTLRIMGADAVGQLFDDVIDRAADVWRLLDGDARFEVVTRSQFSTLVFRYVPPGEVPPAVVDRVNLHARDALRASGAAVVGGTVVGGSHYLKFTMLNPKAGMRDITDVLDLIAEHAGRYLSECAGPALSAVRAG